The following are encoded in a window of Candidatus Fluviicola riflensis genomic DNA:
- a CDS encoding SAM-dependent methyltransferase, which produces MYERHTNRERYFQEQVFTTEKHVIPYIQEVMKLTPDLVVAEIGCGEGGNLKPFLDLGCKVIGIDLSESKIANGEVFFAEHPLKANLTLVAQDIYEVSPDTFHRFDLVIMRDTIEHIHDQDKFMEYLKQFLNPGGKVFLAFPPWRMPFGGHQQICRSKFLTKLPYFHILPVFMYRGILKLFGESEATIENLLEVKSTGLSIARFRKIVSKRNYQFDRETLYFINPNYEVKFKLKTRKLWPVFNLPFLRDFFTTTHYSVISVKGND; this is translated from the coding sequence ATGTACGAAAGACATACCAACAGAGAACGTTATTTTCAGGAACAGGTATTTACCACCGAAAAGCATGTGATTCCCTATATTCAGGAAGTCATGAAGCTGACTCCGGATCTGGTTGTAGCTGAAATAGGTTGTGGTGAAGGTGGAAACCTGAAACCGTTCCTTGACCTTGGTTGTAAAGTGATCGGAATCGATTTGTCTGAAAGTAAAATTGCCAACGGAGAAGTTTTCTTTGCCGAACATCCTTTGAAAGCCAACTTAACACTGGTTGCGCAAGACATTTATGAAGTAAGTCCCGACACATTTCACCGATTCGATTTGGTGATTATGCGCGATACGATTGAGCACATTCACGATCAGGACAAATTCATGGAATACCTCAAACAATTTCTCAATCCAGGCGGGAAAGTATTTTTGGCCTTTCCTCCCTGGCGCATGCCGTTTGGCGGACACCAGCAAATTTGCCGCAGTAAATTCCTGACCAAGCTCCCGTACTTTCATATTCTACCGGTATTTATGTATCGCGGAATCCTGAAGCTTTTCGGCGAAAGCGAAGCAACAATCGAGAATTTACTGGAAGTGAAATCTACCGGACTTTCCATTGCCCGTTTCCGGAAAATCGTTTCAAAACGCAATTATCAGTTCGACCGCGAAACGCTCTATTTTATCAACCCGAATTACGAAGTGAAATTCAAGCTAAAAACACGTAAGTTATGGCCTGTTTTTAATCTGCCGTTTCTGCGCGACTTCTTTACGACTACTCATTATTCGGTGATTTCTGTAAAAGGAAACGATTAA
- a CDS encoding preprotein translocase subunit SecA, which produces MESANTCYCGSLLPFSGCCEPLIKGLKKAGAAEQLMRSRYSAYCTIAVDYLLDTTHPSTRKYYSKKTIKEWAEQCTWLKLEIHDFTTTTVTFSAHFLDENRIPNVHREHSTFQLENGTWYFVDGKVS; this is translated from the coding sequence TTGGAATCTGCCAATACATGTTATTGCGGTTCGCTTTTGCCTTTTTCCGGGTGTTGCGAACCGCTTATTAAAGGCTTGAAAAAAGCCGGAGCCGCTGAACAATTAATGCGGTCGAGATACAGCGCTTATTGCACGATTGCTGTCGATTATTTATTGGATACAACTCATCCTTCTACCCGGAAATATTATTCCAAAAAAACAATCAAAGAATGGGCTGAACAATGTACATGGCTGAAACTTGAAATTCATGATTTCACTACTACAACAGTTACTTTCAGCGCTCATTTCCTCGATGAAAACCGTATTCCGAATGTTCATCGTGAGCATTCAACATTTCAGTTGGAAAATGGAACATGGTATTTTGTTGACGGGAAAGTCAGCTAA